In Candidatus Bathyarchaeum sp., a single genomic region encodes these proteins:
- a CDS encoding PQQ-binding-like beta-propeller repeat protein, with the protein MKKQLCKTKIFAFFCVLVFVISTNLALLPTVGAQDLKEKTTYAFIGATPNPVGVNQDVLLHVGITDYLEIAEDGWEGLTVTVTDPQGTETVLGPYRSDSTGGTGAVFVPTMVGTYTLQTHFPEQEYTWSEISRAPLGGGDLLYLASTSDVLELVVQDNAVDYYPSNSLPNEYWSRPIDAQLREWWSIAGSWLEGAARGGVVMPYNDGPETAHILWTTELTMGGLVGGDMGEHGMVCGDAYEGKYIDALIIDGILYYNKFEAQGGSDVEQVVVAMDLHTGETVWERTLLDNEQIEFGQTMYWDTMNSHGVYTYLWATSGSTWMAFDAQTGRWVYNITDVPSGTRTFGPNGEILVYSVSNGVLTQWNSTAVYYNTLMEETDNYAYHAGRWRPQGRTFDASYGLDKTIDLPDGFASASAYYVNDRVLSVSISSTAVRSIAVSLEPGKEGTVLLENTWNAPAEWESGNLSVSFAAGSPEDGVFVLWASQTRQFYGFDMDTGDNMWVSDSQNYMDYYAGTNYVIAYGNLYAIGYDGVLYCYDVTTGNVEWTYVADDNWHEILWSNNWPSRIQFVTDGKIYVGMEEHSSVDPKPRGAPYYCIDAYTGDEIWRINGGFRQTHWGGNSIIGDGIIATMNTYDQRIYAVGKGASALTMSVSPTVGTKGSSVQIEGTIMDVSPGTNSVELTTRFPNGVPAISDADMSEWMKYVYMQFERPVTATGVTVIFCAVDPDGQYMDIGRTTSDSYGNYAFAFKPEKEGTYQIIATFEGSGAYYGSTQTTYLTVDSASAATQIELEEPVDAQVDSEEPVTGFITTEVAIISAVAVAAVIGVAAYWFLKRK; encoded by the coding sequence ACAGATTATCTAGAAATAGCGGAAGATGGCTGGGAAGGTCTAACAGTAACAGTTACTGATCCCCAAGGAACAGAAACCGTTCTTGGACCCTACAGAAGCGATTCTACCGGTGGAACGGGTGCAGTATTTGTACCCACGATGGTAGGTACATATACTTTGCAGACTCACTTCCCTGAACAAGAATACACTTGGAGTGAAATTAGTCGTGCACCATTAGGTGGGGGCGATTTGCTCTATCTAGCAAGTACAAGTGACGTGCTAGAACTTGTTGTTCAAGATAATGCAGTAGACTATTATCCGTCAAATTCTCTTCCAAATGAATACTGGAGTCGTCCAATAGATGCCCAGCTTAGGGAATGGTGGTCAATCGCTGGAAGTTGGTTAGAAGGCGCAGCCAGAGGCGGCGTAGTTATGCCATACAATGACGGGCCTGAAACCGCTCACATACTATGGACAACTGAGTTAACCATGGGTGGACTGGTTGGAGGAGACATGGGTGAGCATGGAATGGTATGTGGAGACGCATACGAGGGCAAATACATTGATGCCTTAATCATTGACGGAATTCTTTACTACAACAAATTTGAAGCTCAAGGTGGTAGCGATGTTGAACAAGTTGTCGTTGCAATGGATCTGCACACTGGCGAAACCGTCTGGGAACGAACACTACTAGATAACGAACAAATCGAATTTGGTCAAACCATGTACTGGGACACAATGAACAGCCACGGAGTTTACACATATCTGTGGGCAACTTCTGGAAGCACCTGGATGGCTTTTGATGCTCAAACTGGGCGATGGGTATACAACATTACTGATGTGCCTTCAGGAACACGAACCTTTGGTCCAAATGGCGAGATTTTGGTGTACAGTGTCTCGAATGGTGTGTTAACACAATGGAACTCAACAGCAGTATACTACAACACCTTGATGGAAGAAACAGACAACTACGCTTATCACGCAGGACGTTGGAGACCCCAAGGAAGAACTTTTGATGCATCATATGGACTAGACAAAACTATAGATCTGCCTGATGGCTTCGCAAGTGCCTCAGCTTATTACGTCAATGATAGAGTACTTTCAGTAAGCATATCTAGCACTGCAGTCAGATCTATCGCGGTGAGCTTAGAACCCGGAAAAGAGGGAACAGTGTTGCTTGAAAACACATGGAACGCACCTGCTGAATGGGAAAGCGGTAACTTGAGTGTATCATTTGCAGCCGGTTCTCCTGAAGATGGTGTTTTCGTTTTATGGGCTTCACAGACCAGACAATTTTACGGATTTGATATGGACACTGGTGATAATATGTGGGTCTCTGATTCACAAAACTACATGGATTACTATGCTGGTACTAACTACGTTATAGCTTATGGAAACCTTTACGCTATAGGCTATGATGGAGTTCTATATTGTTATGATGTTACAACGGGTAACGTAGAATGGACTTATGTCGCAGACGATAACTGGCACGAAATCTTGTGGAGCAACAACTGGCCTAGTAGAATTCAGTTTGTTACTGATGGAAAAATCTACGTTGGTATGGAAGAGCATTCTTCTGTTGATCCTAAACCTCGTGGAGCACCCTACTACTGTATAGATGCATACACTGGAGATGAAATCTGGAGAATCAATGGCGGCTTCCGACAAACTCACTGGGGTGGAAACTCAATCATAGGCGATGGAATAATCGCAACCATGAACACTTACGACCAACGCATTTACGCAGTCGGTAAAGGTGCAAGCGCATTAACCATGTCGGTTTCACCAACCGTTGGAACAAAAGGAAGCTCTGTTCAAATCGAAGGTACAATTATGGACGTATCACCAGGCACAAATAGCGTTGAATTGACCACTCGATTCCCCAATGGTGTTCCCGCAATCTCTGATGCCGATATGAGTGAATGGATGAAATACGTTTACATGCAATTTGAGCGACCCGTAACAGCAACAGGTGTAACAGTAATCTTTTGTGCAGTAGACCCTGATGGTCAATACATGGACATTGGCAGAACCACTAGCGACTCTTATGGCAACTATGCATTTGCATTTAAGCCTGAAAAGGAAGGCACCTACCAAATTATTGCAACATTTGAAGGTTCTGGCGCGTACTATGGCTCAACCCAGACAACATACCTTACTGTCGATTCCGCATCTGCAGCCACACAGATTGAACTTGAAGAACCAGTAGATGCACAAGTAGACTCAGAAGAACCTGTAACAGGTTTCATAACCACAGAAGTAGCTATCATATCAGCAGTTGCAGTTGCAGCAGTCATTGGCGTAGCTGCATACTGGTTCCTAAAACGAAAATAA
- a CDS encoding P-loop NTPase, protein MNITVLAVFSLDWLLCSFKGVDFAGYQNGFEYVCEKDGVSFLENVNKRQALYQNGENRVKIAVSGKGGVGKTLVSGTLASYFAKKGYKVMAIDADPSPNLALTLGIPVEEANKILPISENKELLDSKTKTDYPGVYKLHFTVDDIIEENGMKSPYGVNLLVMGTVKAAGSGCACGANAVVRELLRHLIVDRDEIVIVDMEAGVEHMGRGTASQVDAMIVVADSSRKSLEIAKKLNLFAKQAGIQKVYIVGNRIQEPIEKELITNFTNENDLELLALIPYDKTVVKADRLGEAPLKYAETSESVKAIQTIGDKLLEAQT, encoded by the coding sequence TTGAATATAACCGTTTTAGCTGTTTTCAGTTTAGATTGGTTGCTTTGTTCGTTCAAAGGAGTTGACTTTGCGGGTTACCAAAATGGCTTTGAATATGTTTGTGAAAAAGATGGAGTGTCTTTTTTAGAAAACGTAAATAAGCGCCAAGCACTTTACCAAAACGGTGAAAATCGAGTGAAAATTGCTGTTTCTGGTAAGGGTGGAGTCGGTAAGACTTTGGTTTCTGGAACACTTGCGAGTTATTTCGCAAAAAAAGGATACAAAGTAATGGCCATTGATGCGGACCCATCTCCTAATCTTGCTTTGACTTTGGGAATACCTGTAGAAGAAGCAAATAAGATTCTTCCCATCTCTGAAAACAAAGAGTTGTTAGATTCAAAAACTAAAACTGACTATCCCGGTGTTTACAAACTTCACTTTACAGTAGACGACATCATCGAAGAAAACGGAATGAAATCCCCATACGGAGTAAATCTTCTGGTAATGGGAACCGTCAAAGCAGCTGGCAGTGGATGTGCATGTGGAGCAAACGCAGTAGTAAGAGAACTATTACGCCACCTGATAGTAGACCGAGACGAAATCGTAATTGTAGACATGGAAGCAGGAGTAGAACACATGGGACGCGGAACCGCCAGCCAAGTAGACGCCATGATAGTAGTTGCTGATTCTAGCAGAAAATCCTTAGAAATCGCCAAAAAACTGAACCTATTTGCAAAACAAGCTGGAATCCAAAAGGTATACATCGTCGGCAACAGGATCCAAGAACCCATAGAAAAAGAACTGATCACAAATTTCACAAACGAAAATGACCTAGAGTTACTGGCTTTGATTCCATACGACAAAACTGTAGTAAAAGCAGACAGGTTAGGTGAAGCTCCATTAAAGTACGCAGAAACTTCCGAAAGCGTCAAGGCAATTCAAACAATTGGTGATAAGCTTCTCGAAGCTCAAACCTAA
- a CDS encoding radical SAM protein — translation MKTSQLAPKVISGFLKFKAGRPTPLFASYNVTGRCNMKCTFCEWWKHQIPELPTKKALQAIDAVCSLGVSFFDLSGGEPLLRKDLLVLAKRVASHGCLVSMNTNGTLLTEKIIDDVAAVFDTVVVSLDGPKLMHDKIRGVAGTYDKAIKAIELLKAHGVKTGVNSVATPWNIDILPQFIEDLHSKVDMAQVQPMHPYPPTPENTPTEQQISRLVNFLLELKHSDPSFLALPTEFIKGFEQFFNGTSPKICDAGDLYVAINPEGKLLACPARSDLIIGDATKGSVNNILKQRNTQEWQQVSACNGCWLECTAGVSMMLKNPFKEASQLVGLWAGRSNK, via the coding sequence ATGAAAACCAGCCAGTTAGCCCCCAAAGTAATCAGTGGATTTCTGAAATTCAAGGCAGGGCGCCCCACACCACTTTTTGCGTCTTACAACGTAACTGGCAGATGTAATATGAAATGTACCTTTTGTGAATGGTGGAAACATCAAATTCCAGAATTGCCCACAAAAAAAGCTCTGCAAGCTATAGATGCTGTTTGCAGTTTAGGTGTTTCCTTCTTTGACCTCAGCGGGGGCGAACCTCTCTTGCGTAAAGATTTACTTGTTCTTGCCAAACGAGTTGCTTCTCATGGTTGTTTAGTTAGCATGAACACTAACGGAACTTTACTAACTGAGAAAATAATTGATGATGTGGCAGCAGTTTTTGATACGGTAGTGGTTTCCCTTGATGGACCTAAACTGATGCATGATAAAATCAGGGGAGTTGCGGGAACCTATGATAAAGCAATCAAAGCCATAGAGCTGTTAAAGGCTCATGGAGTAAAAACAGGAGTAAACAGCGTCGCCACCCCATGGAACATCGATATTTTACCCCAGTTTATTGAAGACCTACACAGCAAAGTTGACATGGCTCAAGTTCAGCCTATGCATCCGTATCCACCAACACCCGAAAACACGCCAACTGAACAGCAGATTTCTCGCCTTGTGAACTTTTTACTTGAACTAAAACACTCAGACCCAAGTTTTTTGGCGTTACCCACCGAGTTCATCAAAGGTTTTGAGCAATTCTTCAACGGAACCTCCCCAAAAATATGTGATGCCGGAGACCTGTACGTAGCCATCAACCCTGAAGGAAAACTGTTAGCGTGTCCTGCACGGTCAGACTTGATTATTGGAGATGCAACTAAAGGCTCTGTGAACAATATTCTAAAACAAAGAAACACCCAAGAATGGCAACAAGTATCTGCATGCAACGGATGCTGGCTAGAATGCACGGCTGGAGTTTCAATGATGCTAAAGAATCCGTTTAAAGAAGCTTCTCAACTTGTGGGTCTTTGGGCAGGTCGTAGCAACAAATAA
- a CDS encoding ATP-dependent DNA ligase, with amino-acid sequence MKYSSIAKAYEKIEATTKRLEMTDYLVEILKETPTDLIDKVVYLTQGKLYPDFVGVEIGIAEKLAIRAVAKSSGHRETQIVTELQAVGDLGETTEKFMEKKAQSTFFSSPLTVQRVYDVLDKIAKSTGSGSVELKLALLAGILSDASPSEAKYIVRTVTGSLRLGIADMTVLDALAIAFGGGKEAREHLERAYNISSDLGRVAKVVSEEGMEGIKKFKVMTGEPIRPMLAERLSSSEQIIEKLGGKCIAEYKYDGERVQAHKVNDKVILFSRRLENITEQYPDGVKYILENVKAKEAIIEAEAVAIDPTTGEMKPFQELMHRRRKYGIEEAMNEHPIVLFVFDVLYADGTDFTQQPYPVRHQFLKKLIEASKNIQVAESILAENPKELEQFFEKTVDEGSEGIMCKSVNEDSVYKAGARGWLWIKYKRDYRTEMTDTVDLVVVGAVHGRGKRAGTYGTFLLAAYNPDFDVFETVTKVGTGFTDADLEKLPKLLNPHKIKHKHPRVNSTIDVDVWFEPAVVIEIRGADLTLSPVHTCAMNVIREGSGVAIRFPRFTGKYRVDKAAEDATTPEEIVEMYRSQHKKIDG; translated from the coding sequence TTGAAGTATTCTAGTATCGCTAAAGCTTACGAAAAAATTGAGGCAACAACAAAACGCCTTGAAATGACTGATTATCTGGTTGAAATCCTAAAAGAAACTCCCACAGACCTCATCGACAAGGTTGTTTATTTGACTCAGGGGAAATTGTATCCTGATTTTGTTGGCGTTGAAATTGGTATTGCAGAAAAACTTGCCATTCGCGCAGTTGCCAAGTCTTCGGGTCATAGGGAAACCCAAATAGTAACAGAACTCCAAGCTGTTGGTGATTTGGGGGAAACTACAGAAAAATTCATGGAAAAAAAAGCTCAGTCCACATTTTTTTCCAGCCCGTTAACTGTGCAAAGGGTCTACGATGTCTTAGATAAAATTGCAAAATCCACAGGCTCGGGGTCTGTGGAGTTAAAGTTGGCTCTTTTGGCGGGCATTTTGTCTGATGCATCGCCTAGTGAAGCAAAATATATCGTCCGTACAGTTACAGGAAGTTTGCGGTTGGGAATTGCCGACATGACAGTTTTGGATGCATTGGCCATTGCTTTTGGTGGCGGAAAGGAAGCCCGTGAACATCTGGAGCGTGCCTACAACATTTCTTCGGATTTGGGGAGAGTAGCAAAAGTCGTATCCGAAGAAGGAATGGAAGGAATCAAAAAATTCAAAGTAATGACTGGTGAGCCCATTCGGCCCATGCTTGCAGAGCGTCTTAGTTCGTCAGAACAGATTATTGAAAAGCTTGGGGGAAAATGCATTGCAGAATACAAGTATGATGGAGAACGAGTGCAAGCCCACAAAGTCAATGACAAGGTGATTTTGTTTTCTCGTCGTTTAGAAAACATTACTGAACAATATCCTGACGGCGTGAAATACATTCTTGAAAATGTTAAGGCAAAAGAGGCAATCATAGAAGCAGAAGCAGTAGCAATAGATCCCACAACCGGAGAAATGAAACCTTTCCAGGAACTCATGCACCGTCGACGAAAATACGGCATAGAAGAAGCAATGAACGAGCACCCCATCGTTTTATTTGTGTTTGACGTTTTATATGCTGATGGAACTGATTTCACTCAGCAGCCTTATCCGGTTCGTCACCAATTTTTAAAGAAGTTAATTGAAGCAAGCAAAAACATTCAAGTTGCAGAAAGCATCCTCGCAGAGAACCCAAAGGAACTAGAACAATTCTTTGAAAAAACTGTTGATGAAGGAAGCGAGGGAATAATGTGCAAATCCGTAAACGAAGATTCTGTGTATAAAGCTGGTGCACGGGGTTGGCTTTGGATAAAATACAAGCGAGATTACAGAACAGAAATGACGGACACTGTTGATTTGGTGGTTGTTGGGGCTGTTCATGGTCGCGGAAAACGGGCAGGAACCTATGGAACATTTCTTCTTGCAGCGTATAATCCAGATTTTGACGTTTTTGAAACAGTAACAAAAGTTGGAACCGGATTCACAGACGCAGACCTAGAAAAGCTCCCCAAACTGCTTAATCCTCATAAAATTAAGCATAAACATCCCCGCGTGAATTCTACAATTGATGTGGATGTTTGGTTTGAACCAGCAGTAGTCATCGAAATTAGAGGCGCGGACCTGACGTTAAGTCCAGTTCACACATGTGCGATGAATGTTATTCGGGAAGGCAGTGGAGTTGCCATACGGTTTCCCCGGTTTACCGGTAAGTATCGGGTGGATAAAGCTGCTGAAGATGCAACTACTCCTGAAGAAATTGTGGAAATGTATCGAAGTCAGCACAAAAAGATAGATGGTTAA
- a CDS encoding APC family permease yields the protein MGDEKKQGLFSAVISGLGGAIGFEIFALLNYAYFDLAGPSMLFALFFCSIINLLTLLSYSELSAALPEVGGEYTYTKVAFGGITSFMAGCLRWLASIFGGALATVVFVDQLGVLFSIFAPSVQELILVNTSLLIIIVVAILVILAIRGTSEADILIVGGFLAIFIIFLFTSIGYTLTPQNIVPQLSGDGVTKFFATTAYLFPMFVGMRALIAKAPQIKNPGKNIPRALLITTVLLTVVYFAVTYVAVGVIPLDIPRTASDPPLLNMAASKVLGPLGSVLFAIAGIFASLSSVGTAMSVQSSLLGGMSRDGYLPSALQKVHKRFGSRYIAIIVSSFFVIVFGTSGAAVFLGYASSFGSLLVFALVNLSLIKLRRKLPRLDRPFKAPLYPLTPIAGIVMSVLLLAFPIVLGDVNASGALLSSLGMVAVVLLTYYLRMVKREIDFDRLRVAVGGICLGIGATLLVMAPSIVPLYVFPIMIFVGIITIIAGLLNIAASAHKHD from the coding sequence TTGGGTGACGAAAAAAAACAAGGATTATTCAGTGCGGTAATCAGTGGGCTAGGCGGTGCAATAGGATTTGAAATATTTGCATTACTCAACTACGCCTACTTTGACCTTGCTGGACCTAGTATGTTGTTCGCTTTGTTTTTTTGTAGCATAATTAACCTGCTAACCCTGCTTAGCTATAGTGAACTAAGCGCCGCCCTCCCTGAAGTTGGAGGAGAATACACATACACCAAAGTTGCCTTCGGCGGAATCACATCATTTATGGCAGGTTGTCTTCGATGGTTGGCTAGCATTTTTGGCGGAGCCCTCGCAACAGTAGTATTTGTAGACCAACTAGGAGTTCTGTTTTCAATTTTTGCTCCGTCGGTTCAAGAGCTAATTTTAGTTAACACATCATTATTGATTATAATAGTAGTTGCAATACTTGTAATTCTGGCAATTCGTGGAACAAGCGAAGCAGACATTCTAATAGTTGGCGGATTTTTGGCAATATTCATCATTTTTCTGTTCACAAGCATAGGTTATACTTTAACACCTCAAAATATTGTACCACAACTTTCAGGAGACGGAGTAACAAAATTTTTTGCAACAACAGCGTATCTGTTCCCCATGTTTGTTGGAATGCGCGCCCTAATAGCAAAAGCTCCCCAGATTAAAAATCCGGGAAAGAATATTCCTCGCGCCTTACTAATCACCACAGTTCTTTTGACTGTAGTTTATTTTGCAGTCACATATGTCGCCGTGGGAGTTATTCCACTAGATATTCCAAGAACAGCAAGCGACCCTCCGTTACTCAACATGGCGGCCTCGAAAGTTTTGGGTCCACTTGGTTCAGTTCTTTTCGCTATTGCAGGTATATTTGCTAGTCTTTCCTCGGTGGGAACTGCCATGTCTGTTCAGTCTAGTTTACTTGGTGGCATGAGCAGAGACGGATACCTCCCTAGCGCCTTACAGAAAGTGCATAAACGCTTTGGAAGCCGATACATAGCAATTATTGTCAGTTCATTTTTCGTAATAGTTTTTGGAACCAGCGGAGCCGCAGTATTTCTTGGTTACGCCTCTAGCTTTGGTTCGTTGCTGGTTTTTGCTTTGGTTAACTTGTCATTGATTAAACTGAGAAGAAAACTGCCTCGATTAGACAGACCTTTCAAAGCTCCCTTGTATCCGTTGACGCCTATTGCCGGTATTGTTATGTCAGTTTTGTTGCTTGCCTTCCCAATAGTTTTAGGAGATGTTAACGCCTCAGGAGCTTTACTGTCCAGTTTAGGCATGGTGGCAGTTGTTTTACTCACATATTATCTGCGGATGGTTAAACGAGAAATCGACTTTGACCGTCTACGCGTAGCAGTTGGCGGAATCTGCCTTGGAATCGGAGCGACCCTGCTGGTTATGGCCCCCAGCATTGTACCCCTTTATGTGTTTCCCATAATGATTTTTGTGGGAATAATTACCATAATTGCGGGGCTGCTAAACATTGCAGCTTCTGCACATAAACATGATTAA
- a CDS encoding B12-binding domain-containing radical SAM protein encodes MNVCLINPPRIHPKGWGKPAVYQPLALAYTAAVLETENKVTIIDSPTDGWNNLEEIDDSNYKVGLTNKELYHRIKQISPDIVGINVPFSGWSKSAFEVASIVKNLDESIVTVFDGLHPSARPNQCLSEPNVDFIIRGESEYSFQEIAYHFQKGFSIDRLKKIKGIGFRKNDTFLLNNLRAPIKNLNLLPFPARHLLPMDKYFRDVKEHPLRGVINKSWTPIMTSRGCPHRCVFCSVHIVSGRNWRSRSPENVVEELEHVVDKYSIKQIDFIDSNMSHDKKRMEQICDSIRDRNLDLEWYTPDGLRADTLDEKVLKKMKVAGCKKIRLTPESGVQRVVDEVIHKNMKLEDVENALVLARKVGIKVGVFFVLGLVGETKQDMDQTIKFAYKLRGLGADMFHFCVAMPLYGTELYEQAKQGGYLTEDFNDQSLAHVEPLIQTSDFTLKEVSEYCQKANAVNRVITSKKVLKALMHPRKTFGFVKSMLKMNSNSSKNVEQQLSAFELSEKVC; translated from the coding sequence ATGAATGTTTGTTTAATTAACCCTCCTAGAATTCATCCCAAAGGATGGGGAAAACCTGCAGTTTATCAACCATTAGCCTTAGCATACACGGCAGCAGTTCTCGAAACTGAAAACAAAGTCACAATTATTGACTCACCCACTGACGGGTGGAATAATCTTGAAGAAATTGATGACTCTAACTACAAAGTTGGTCTGACAAATAAAGAATTGTACCATCGAATAAAACAAATTTCACCCGATATTGTTGGAATCAATGTTCCTTTTTCTGGTTGGTCAAAAAGCGCATTTGAAGTTGCATCCATTGTCAAAAATCTCGACGAAAGCATCGTTACCGTTTTTGATGGTCTACACCCTTCTGCTCGTCCAAATCAATGTTTATCCGAACCCAATGTTGACTTTATTATCCGCGGTGAAAGTGAATACTCTTTTCAGGAGATAGCTTATCATTTCCAAAAAGGCTTTTCAATTGACAGACTAAAAAAAATTAAAGGAATAGGATTTAGAAAAAATGATACATTTCTTTTAAATAATTTAAGAGCCCCCATTAAAAATCTTAATTTGTTGCCCTTTCCTGCTAGGCATCTGCTCCCAATGGACAAATACTTTAGGGATGTAAAGGAGCACCCCCTGCGAGGGGTCATTAATAAGTCTTGGACGCCAATTATGACGAGCAGAGGGTGTCCTCATAGGTGTGTTTTTTGTTCGGTTCACATTGTAAGTGGACGAAATTGGAGGAGTCGAAGTCCAGAAAATGTTGTTGAAGAGCTTGAACACGTTGTTGACAAATATTCAATCAAACAAATCGATTTTATTGATAGCAATATGTCTCATGACAAAAAAAGAATGGAACAAATTTGTGATTCAATTCGTGACAGAAACTTGGACCTTGAGTGGTATACTCCTGACGGTCTTCGTGCTGACACTCTTGATGAAAAAGTTTTAAAAAAAATGAAGGTTGCGGGTTGTAAAAAAATTCGTTTAACACCTGAATCTGGGGTTCAGCGGGTTGTTGATGAAGTTATCCATAAGAATATGAAACTCGAGGATGTTGAAAATGCTCTTGTTTTGGCTCGAAAAGTTGGTATTAAAGTGGGTGTGTTTTTTGTTCTTGGGCTTGTTGGTGAAACGAAACAAGATATGGACCAAACCATAAAGTTTGCTTATAAGCTGCGAGGTCTAGGTGCCGATATGTTTCATTTTTGTGTTGCTATGCCTCTTTATGGAACTGAATTGTATGAGCAAGCTAAACAAGGCGGTTATCTAACTGAAGATTTTAATGACCAATCCTTGGCACACGTTGAACCTTTGATTCAAACTTCAGATTTCACCCTCAAAGAAGTTAGTGAGTATTGCCAAAAGGCTAACGCAGTAAATCGAGTGATAACCTCGAAGAAAGTTTTGAAAGCTTTGATGCATCCCAGAAAAACTTTTGGTTTTGTTAAAAGTATGCTGAAAATGAATTCTAATTCTTCAAAAAACGTGGAACAACAACTTTCTGCTTTTGAACTTTCCGAAAAAGTTTGCTAA
- a CDS encoding ABC transporter ATP-binding protein, with product MQSYPLKNGSLVNALDGVNLEVFKGEFLTVMGRSGSGKTTLLNLIGALNRPTSGEIMFEGKNLSNFSNQDLALLRREKIGFIFQTFNLLPTLTVFENVESALIHTTMSRNEIDEKIFALLKFFDLADKSSMLPHELSVGQQQKVAIARALVKDPLIIIADEPTGNMDPIAGKEIVTKLVELNHKSKITIVVASHGNFPRAEIDRMLFLKDGKIVSQD from the coding sequence ATGCAAAGCTATCCCCTGAAGAATGGTTCACTGGTTAACGCATTAGATGGGGTTAACCTTGAGGTTTTCAAAGGTGAATTTTTGACAGTGATGGGTCGTTCTGGCAGTGGAAAAACTACATTGCTGAACCTTATTGGTGCATTAAATCGACCTACATCTGGAGAAATAATGTTTGAAGGTAAGAACCTCAGTAATTTCTCAAATCAAGACTTGGCACTGCTAAGAAGAGAAAAGATAGGTTTCATTTTCCAAACCTTTAATCTTCTTCCAACATTGACTGTATTTGAGAATGTTGAATCAGCCTTAATTCATACAACCATGTCCAGGAATGAAATTGATGAAAAAATATTTGCTTTACTGAAATTTTTTGATTTAGCTGACAAATCTAGTATGCTGCCGCATGAGTTAAGTGTTGGACAACAACAGAAGGTGGCTATTGCACGGGCTTTGGTTAAGGATCCGCTAATTATTATCGCTGATGAACCCACAGGTAATATGGACCCCATAGCTGGAAAAGAGATTGTAACAAAACTCGTTGAGCTTAACCATAAATCAAAGATAACAATTGTTGTTGCAAGCCACGGTAATTTTCCACGCGCTGAGATTGACCGCATGCTGTTCCTTAAAGATGGAAAAATTGTTTCTCAAGATTGA